GCTTCGGGCAATTCGTGCCGCACAACGTCGCGCGGCAGGTTGGGATCGAGCGGCTTGCGATGGCCGCGTTTCTTGCGCGTGTGTGCTGAGACCGTCGACTCCGGCGAGTCTTCTCGGGCGGGCATGCGCCCGGCACCGAGCACTTCTGCTTCATTGAACAAGCCGAGCTGATCGGAACCTCGGGCTTCGCTCTTTACGCCGAACAACTCCTGACGGTAAGCCCGCAGGCGCTCTTCGGCAAGGTCGCGTTCCGCTGTCACGAGTCGTAGGGCACCGCGTAACGCTTCCTGCTCCTCCCGCAATGCCCGAGCCGCATCGCGCTCGGCGAGTAGCGCTATCAGTTCCTCGGCGGTGATCGTGACGTTGACCGGCATGCTGGATTAGACCATGTATGCCGGCGGGTTGTTCAGCTCACACGCCGATATTGCTGCCTCGGATGTCGACGGACCGTCGTGATGTCATCGCCGTCGAGCAGGGCATGCAACACGCTGGTCGTCATCGTCACGACCTCGGCCTTGTTGTCGGGCCAGATAAAATGGCTTGCCTCAAGGCGTTTCGTCATAAGCCAGAAGCCGCTACCATCCCAGCAAAGAATCTTGATTCTGTCTCGACGCCGGTTCCCGAAGATGTAAAGCGAGGAGTCCATTGGATTCAGGTGCATCGCCTGTTCAACGAGAATCGACAGGCTGTTCATGCCGTACCGGAAGTCAACCGGATCGCGATGTAAATATACGCTCAGTTTTTCGTCGAACCGGAACACGGCATCCTCCCCAGGATCTGAATCAGCGTCGTCAGCTCGTCGATCGTCGCGATGGCCTTTCCGAACTGGAGCTCGACACCGTTGGACAGGCGCACATGCACTGCGAGTGTCATTGACCCGGCTGACGCTGAGGCCGGTGGCGCCGTCGCCGCATGGACAACCGGGACGAAGGCGGCAGCATTCGCCACATGTGGCAGCACTTCATTGCCAGCGGCTGGAACATCAATCAGCACGCCCTCCAGGCTCGGTGAAGGCTGTTTGGTGTCGGCGTGCCTCTGCTGATATTGGGTCACCCAGGTACGCAGCAGATTCGGGTTGATGTCGTATTCGATTGCCGTGCGAGCTATCGATACGCCTGGCATCAAGCATAGACGGACAAGCTCATCGCGT
The DNA window shown above is from Paraburkholderia youngii and carries:
- the tnpB gene encoding IS66 family insertion sequence element accessory protein TnpB (TnpB, as the term is used for proteins encoded by IS66 family insertion elements, is considered an accessory protein, since TnpC, encoded by a neighboring gene, is a DDE family transposase.), with protein sequence MFRFDEKLSVYLHRDPVDFRYGMNSLSILVEQAMHLNPMDSSLYIFGNRRRDRIKILCWDGSGFWLMTKRLEASHFIWPDNKAEVVTMTTSVLHALLDGDDITTVRRHPRQQYRRVS
- a CDS encoding transposase, with amino-acid sequence MTEKKDLRSRLVIGQKRDGRREYDNEARDELVRLCLMPGVSIARTAIEYDINPNLLRTWVTQYQQRHADTKQPSPSLEGVLIDVPAAGNEVLPHVANAAAFVPVVHAATAPPASASAGSMTLAVHVRLSNGVELQFGKAIATIDELTTLIQILGRMPCSGSTKN